The genome window GCCGCCGATGCCTCGCTGCGAGTGGTACGGAGAAGCCGCTGGCCGGTTACCCGAGAAGCCAGTAGGTCGCTCCTCCGATCATGAACATCACCATCATTGCGAGCATCATCTTTTCGTGACCGCACATTCCGTGTTTCTGTGTGCATCCCTGCATGCTGCACATCATCGACATGGGTTGCCCCTCCTTTGTGATAGTGGTAGACGGGTTGATGTGCTTTCGTCCATCGAAAGCGCATGGACACATCTAGACTTTTAGATATGTTCATGCATAACTTGCCATCAGCCACATGAAAGGTCTGTGAGCTGCGTTACAGTTGAAAAAATGAATTGAGAGATGATGGAGGGAGGATCGGCCGGGACCGTCGAGCGAGTCCAGCCGGAGGTGCCTGTTATTAGCAGAAGGTGGGGAGGGGAAATGAGATCAGGGGTCCGGTCCTCTTACATCCCCTTGGCCGAGAACAACATGGTCACAGGGGCTCTTCCTATGACCGCTTCCATGATCACACCTCGATGGACTGCCCTGGCGGATATCCGCAGGCCATTGCGTGTCTCGCTCACGCTGTCCCTCACAGGCCGAGGTCGGATAGGGAAGGGTGGCCTTCGGGACGAGGGCCCAGTGGCCAGCGGTATTGGCGTTCCTCCTTTGTAATGGGAAGGTCATTGATGCTCGCGAGGCGCTGGTGCATGAGGCCGTTTCGGTCGAACTCCCAGTTCTCGTTCCCGTAGGACCGAAACCAATTCCCGGAATCGTCGTGCCACTCATAGGCAAAACGCACGGCGATGCGCGTTTCGTGGAATGCCCACAGTTCCTTGATCAGCCGGTAGTCCAGCTCCTTAGCCCATTTGCGGCGCAGAAATTCTACGATAGCCTCACGGCCAGACAGAAACTCGTTGCGGTTCCTCCATGAACTGTTGGCGCTGTAAGCCTGCGACACTCTCTGGGGGTCTCTGCTGTTCCAGGCATCCTCGGCCAGGCGCACTTTCTGGATTGCGGTGTGCCAGGTGAAGGGAGGAAGAGGGGGACGGCTATGTTGTGTTGACG of Nitrospira defluvii contains these proteins:
- a CDS encoding DUF1348 family protein, which encodes MSSTQHSRPPLPPFTWHTAIQKVRLAEDAWNSRDPQRVSQAYSANSSWRNRNEFLSGREAIVEFLRRKWAKELDYRLIKELWAFHETRIAVRFAYEWHDDSGNWFRSYGNENWEFDRNGLMHQRLASINDLPITKEERQYRWPLGPRPEGHPSLSDLGL